TTCTGGAATAAAATTGGGTGAATATGTTATAGAtgtcttgttttgttttgcagTAAATGGTTAATGAGTTTTAGTACTGAATCATCTTTAAGTTGTAGTAGATTCTGAATTTTCTTGTAGGATAAGCTGTAAGGCGCATCAGTGGTGGGGATTAATATGGCAACGACAAGCAGTGAAAGCAAATATGCATGGTAATCACATATAGAAGCATTAGGAAACTATTTGGTTGGTctatatatatgaatgtatgattttattttgtaacccTTCGTATATTATTTTTCGGTAGTAAAACGTACGCGttagtatatatgtatattcatGTAATGTATACTCGCATAAAATTGTCAAATGCTTTCAATACTCATAATCATATTGCCGAACTTAAGATTGTCTCTAGTCTTGAACCTTGTTTTAAAACCAAACTTATAAAATGACCTTCTTTTCCCATGCCCATGTCTCcctaattaatttgataaaacGCTCACGGatacacaaaaaaaagagtCATAGCTCatagttattttttttggcTACCTAAGACAACCCAACGGGAGCCAAGAAAATATTTCATATCATGATATTATCAACACAAACGTTACAAATGTATGAGATGAaactttctttaaaaaaaaaaaaaacatatacaaaagCCACGAACGTCTATTCTGAtacaaaataaatgaaagagACAGCAGACTCTCCCTCAGATAATAATACACACTAATACGGATGATATGTATGTCGACCATTACCATTCTAACAACTCATATCCCACTCGCCAAGAAACTATAGCACAAACCAAAACAAGAAGAAGGTAATCAAtaagagtgaaaaaaaaaaagagaaaagatgtTGAAAGAGAGGACTAAACCACCAACCAAAACTGACTTCTCTTCCCTTTTGTCTATTGCTCATCTTTTCTGTACAAAACAAGAGGAACACCGGCTCTGCCAGGAGGCAGATATTAATCatactattatttaaaagtTGTAATTAAGCAACATATGAATGTAGTGGAAGTTTGACTAATTAACGAGtcaattccttttttttctgACACAAACGAAAACAGAGAAACTAGCACAAGTTAAACGATCACTAAGGCGGCCATGGGGAGGACTCAAATACTATATACAGAGTCACTAGGAGGATGCTGTTGACAAGACGTTTTTAGTACTTTTTCCCCGTTTTATCTCTCGCAATTTCCTTTTGGCTCTCGGCCTTGCCTTGCAAACAAGCTCGAATGCCTTTGTATTGATAACATTGCCTCTTTGGCCAAGACccatttatagaaaatttccCCGATTTGATTTGAATCACCAAAACCGTATGGAAACTTTCTCGAAACGAGGTAGCTAGGCTAGGTATCTTCTTCTTTGGAAAACTTTCATTATTTTTGTCGCCTTGCATGGCAAGCAACCTCAGATCCCCAGTATCATCTATATAATGTCAGTTTATTTTGTCTTAGAACCCAGCCACCATTAAAGCGAATATGGGGAATTCTGAGTCCACTTGTTCTCCACATGAAGACGCTTGCAAAGAAGCCGAGACTAAGCTGGAGGAGTGTGCGCTGGCTCACTTGGCTTCCAAGGTTGATGAAATCGCTACCAAAGGGTTTAAGGGTTTCGAAGCCGCCTTCAATGACGACTACAATAAGTATACGGACTACATGATAGGGGGTGCTTGCAAAGAATCATATATGAACTGGGTAGAATCCACTAATAATGATTCTGGTGATTTGATAGAGTGTGTGGAGGCCCACTCTGATTACTATCATAAGTTTATCGACTTCTACAAAGGTGTTCAGGAACAAGGAATACAAGTAATGAAAGAATTTGACTCCATCATGGAGGAGGAATCTCCTATTAGGGCTCAAGAGTGttggaactattttttgaacattatgaataatgtattcatatgtcaaaaaaagaagttttatttgaatgagaaatggaggtCTAATGTGTGTGATTTGAAAAACTTGTATAAAGAAGCAAATACACACATTGGatatttgaacttggatttgggttttttgatttgttagttGGACTTCATGTTCATTGACTTATTCttataaaccaaatatatgttgatcttttatattgataaaatataaaaaagaaatccattttaaagtatattattttgtttgaattggtcaaaacaataataattttattctttaatttctTGGTCAAAATGTGGAATAAATTCACATAATAATGACAAGAATTAAAAACTCCATTAGTGCACTATGGAGGTTTcatttttgtgttgaaaaatgaaacttgtgcttctcattatatttctatataaaggCTTGTGAGCCATTTAGAAAACACACACATTCATACAATCAAGAAACATTTCTCCCACTCAGAATAGTTatgctagtattttttttttattttgagtctgagagtacatcacagaaataggttcgatagattctgtttttcggtgatggtaaacagaaacaatgcTGCAGTTGTATCTTGGGAATCTGAGCGCCATAAAACCGTCACACTACGGggcgtttaaagatttaaggaaagagattaactatctcgactctgcaattcttctttatttttatattttggtattgaaattttagtttatgttcttattattctttacaaatatcagttgtcctatggtagtaaaataaggttcctacactcttaaatctttaaatattgtttatgcTTTTGCACTAACAATACTGATATTTGTTAaaagttattgttttttttttaagaacaggTTAATCGACGGCCTCGAAACAAAATCTGGATTTGTGTTTTCTTCAACCAGCTTTTGAGATTGTGTAAAGCTTGTGTTCTTGAGCTAACATTATTTTTTGCAGGATCGgttgaattatttaaaataattctcCTGCACTTACGTGTTTCGGTTGTGATTTGCATGATTTATTGGTTATTAGTTTTATTCCTGTTCAGTCAATAGCAGTGATCGATCTTGTTTTCAGCACTAATGATAGTAACACTGGTTTAAGTTTTATGAAACTAGTCAACAGGTGCTGATCGTGGGTTCTAGCAATCGAACGGGAAGATAAATTGCAGGTTGTGGTGTTTGATTATTGATTATATTAAATTGCAAAATttgatgatttaaaaaaaaaattatgtcagttttttatcattttcaatatgttttttgaaaagaaaaagagaaaaaaaaaactgatgtaGATTTTATATCCAACCGTTACAAATTGCAAAGGAAAAAGGTTTATTGCTTTTGGTCAAAGATATGTTTTAACTATTGatatttaattagtaaaacaatATGTGGAATAAAACGTTTTTCTGGATTACTTATTGTGGAGTTGTTGTTTAAACTTTATTAGTCATATGTTTGGTATTGAGTAGTATATTAATCTGGGTTTGGTTTCTAGTGAACAAACCCATATGACAATATAGCTAAACCAAAGTGATTAATAAAATCTCGATTTTTAAGAGAtcgaatgatatatatatggaaataGATTTAGTGAGTCGACGCCCCAAATTAAGTTTGGGAGAGGTCTGCCACATATAAATCATTTGCCATAggaaataaaatgtttgttgaTATTGGtcataaacatttatatttcatcAATGCTTAAATGCAAGTTACAAGAAGATTGACCATGTAAAAACAATGATAATTTTCAGACCAATATGATTGAAACTGACATGTGTATTGTAGTTTATAAAGTCAATATGGttgaaaataatcatatataatgGTGGTTTTGATGACACAAATAATATCTTGTGTATATTTGCTAAAAAAGCAAAATATGTGTTTGGAAAAGATCCAAAACATACAAGttagatttataaatcaacTTGAGAGAACTATGAAAATAGTTGtatgtaaaatgtgaatttctaagaatgaaacacattttttcaagaaaattgtaataatttttgaaattgcTTTTAATTCATTTAAATCTAAAGGAGTTGTAGATTAATTTTCTAAACTCTTAAGAGATGTTAAATGTAATTATGCATGTTTTGAGCTATCTCAAGAAATGTGGGGGAAGCTTTGCTTACCATATAAAGTCGTTGGCAAGAGGTCATATGAACTTAGTGATAGTTAtcacaatataatttttttattaaaaaaaaaaaacaagctagTGTCATACACTGAGTTTTGTGTATAAtggttaattgtatcttgaATAAAAGATGACAAAAATCATTAGACAATTGATCTCCACTAATCTCAAGAGATTATGTTCACTATGGTGACAACCTAGGATCCTTTAATTAAAGGTGTGTCATGAGATCAAATTGTTatatcatcaaaaggaatgggtcGCCTGTGAATTAAGATGAGGTTTCGCGGTAACTCTACCTaactgactggagatcccaagaaatAGGTTCAAGGAGACAACTAAGTGAAACTAAGTCTGTCCAAAGCACTGTAAGACTTCGGTCTATACCCAGTTCCTATGATGATTAAACAGTGCTACATGTAAAGAATACAGGATAAGCATtagcttttaatgatttgtgTACATTAGCTGAAAAATTGCTACCAACTCATCATGCAGTGGATTTTTCGTTTGTACTCTCAAAAGTCCTTAGTTAGGTCTTGTCGAGTCTTTTCTAGGAAGTTGAGTCTTGTCTAGAAAGTCTGTCGAGTCGTCTAGTGtctagagtcatttctattcatgtgggggattgttggaactattttttgaacattatgaataatgtattcatatgtcaaaaaaagaagttttatttgaatgagaaatggaggtCTAATGTGTGTGATTTGAAAAACTTGTATAAAGAAGCAAATACACACATTGGatatttgaacttggatttgggttttttgatttgttagttGGACTTCATGTTCATTGACTTATTCttataaaccaaatatatgttgatcttttatattgataaaatataaaaaagaaatccattttaaagtatattattttgtttgaattggtcaaaacaataataattttattctttaatttctTGGTCAAAATGTGGAATAAATTCACATAATAATGACAAGAATTAAAAACTCCATTAGTGCACTATGGAGGTTTcatttttgtgttgaaaaatgaaacttgtgcttctcattatatttctatataaaggCTTGTGAGCCATTTAGAAAACACACACATTCATACAATCAAGAAACATTTCTCCCACTCAGAATAGTTatgctagtatttttttttattttgagtctgagagtacatcacagaaataggttcgatagattctgtttttcggtgatggtaaacagaaacaatgcTGCAGTTGTATCTTGGGAATCTGAGCGCCATAAAACCGTCACACTACGGggcgtttaaagatttaaggaaagagattaactatctcgactctgcaattcttctttatttttatattttggtattgaaattttagtttatgttcttattattctttacaaatatcagttgtccTATGGTAGTAAAATAAGGTTCCTACAAAGAGTTCTTTGGAGATTGTTGCAAAGAACAATTCTCGGCTCTTTTGAAATGCTTAATGAAGCAGATCTAGCTGAGGTGTTGACTACTTAGGTTCGTTTAAGTTATTATCAACAGGGATGACTAAATTGTTCGCTTTCTAGgaacataaataaaacttttcatggtttgagttttttttttctatcaatgctttatatatatatatatatatatgatttgccCTAGTGGTTATTACTTTGTTGATGTCCCTCTAAGACGAACTCAAAATGAAAATCTTTACAAATCCCTTGTCAATTCTCGAGACGAGGTACAAGTAATCTTCCTCTAGCTAGGTATCTTGTTCATCTTAGTCTTGGCAATCTTTCCTTTAATTTGCTCTCACCTTGCATTGCAAGCAAACTCATATCCTCTGTATTTATAATATCTCTTTGTCTAATACCAAGAGTTTAACATCCATTATGTAATGTTTTAGTGGTTTATAAACTTTCTTTGACCAGTAAACCAGTTTCGAATCCTAGGTCACTTTTCATAATAATTTTTGACATTTTTAAGAAGTTCATAATAATAACATTGttcatttgtttttaaatattccAATTAACTCAACCCGTTAACCGGTATACTCAACACCGTCTGTCATCCGTCACGGAGAGTTGCCTCCTTCTGATCCTCCCTCCGTGTTGATTCGTTTCATGTTCTTATATTGTGATGGTATTGGCCAAGCAGGTTTCCAAAACACTTACCATCTTGTGGGATGCTGCAACGACGACACTACTCACAAGTACAAGAGAAAGACTAACATGGATCATGGATGATCAAAAGCAATATGAATCTCATCGACGTTGCAAGTAATACAAATCCCAGCTTTGCTAGGTATATGTCCTACGTGTTTCTCATTTGTAGCGAGAGATAGAAACAAATATTACACAACTTAATGTCTCTCTAGTCCATAGATTAAAAAGAAGAAAGGGATTTTAAAAGAGTACAAATGTAATTTCATCAATAAAATGCAGATTATCTTAAGGTTGATGGCTACTAGGGCTCGGCAAAAAATTTGAATCCAAAGAACGAATCCGATCCAAAAAAAAGTAATACCAAACTCGGATATATATTGGTTAAATATCCGATcgggtttaaaattttgatatttaaaaaatcagaacTGAACAGAAATCCGAATATATTCGAatcagatttatatacttaaatattttaattattttttagatttaatatccaaaatatataagatattttgaagTTGTCtgaaatacttgaaaatatatacaaatagtcaaaagtaaatatttaaaatagctaaacaatattcaaaacaccaaaagtaCTTGATATATCTATTGACTTTCCAttcaaatattcaagtcaaaccTATTTTGTGTTAAATTAGGTATTTTGCATATactattcaaatatatatattttatactatttttagtttttaagattttaaaaattaaagcatatatgaatttttaatttttcaaaataatttaaatgggttatccgaacccgcaaatatccaaaccgaacccgaaccagaatTTGTAAACATCCGAGTGAGACTGAATATCTAATtccaaaaatctgaaatctgaATAGATTCAAACCGAACTTGAATGGGTACCGAATGCCCATACCCAATGTGGCTACCATGAGTATGAAATGAAAATAGGACTGTACACTACCTTGTTTTTACACAAAATATCAATTTACAGCTACTAAAACAACAATTGATGATATTTTCTTACTCACAAAAAATAGctgtttttactaattttttacaCAAATACTAGctgtttttatacaaaaattatcaAACAATAATTCATGCTTTCCATTTGAGTAAAATAGCTTTTTTACacaataatattaattgttattcTTGTATTATGTTTTGAATGTATGCAAAGTCAGCtatgatattttgtaaattCTTGAGATGGAAAgaaggtgttattggtttatatattttgattgatttagaaatatatatagtatttataaatccaagtaaaatatataaatccggaggttttctctcggatttgagtctttgtatttttaactaaaaaatccaaacaaatccattcaaatccattataaaatcaaatatattagtaaatccgtacgattgaataacacttgatttgatattgaatttatgaatcattaaactaataacacatgattttaatacagatttgaaaatcacagaaccaataacactagatttagttcggattttcaaatccattaaaatacaataaccaATTACCCCTACTAAAATGTACATCTATGCTACTAATAAGATAGATTAAAAAGGCAGAGATATGTTATAAAATATCCCTTTCTTAAGATTTTCCCCACTTTTACCTTTAGAAACTGTGCATGAATCTTACTAGTTGATATTATAAATAGACTAGAGAGAAACTGATAAACTAACATTTACAAAAGTGAGAAATCTAaccaacaaaatattatcaaaggACTTTTATTTTCAGTTCATCATTTTGCACTTCATTCCTTAAACTATGCGCAAGTAGTTTGGTTATTTACATTCATAACAAAAACTAAGGAAAAAAAGATAATTACGattaaacgattttttttttgaacaaacgaATCGATTTTTTAacagaatatttttttgtaataccATTGTTTGCTATATGTATGGTTGAGTTTAATCAACTATTAAACGATATAATAAGTATTTGTGGCATCATAAacaaaattgatatatatatactgtatatgtgaaaaaaaacaaaattcactcgctgctaataaataaaaattgactcAGTAATAAATACAATAATGAATTATATATCAAATTCACTTTTTGAAATTATACTGTTACGAGGGCTCGAAATAACATCTAGTCTATTTATTTCCACATTTGAAAATGAAAACCACATGaacatgtaataaatatattttatcagcATATAATATGAAAGAACTATAAAATATCGTTCATACgttttttattaatgaaatatcattcTTACGTTACTGCACTCGTATCCTAGTATCCCACTCcctttttttgaaatatattttttcttatgtatatatatatatacatacaaagTTATATATGATAACGtaactataattttattaaattattgttgTTAGAACtggcaaaatatttatattctgtTTTCTTAAAtgtcttatatattatttgcaaAGTGTTTTTGGAAAATATCATCCAACTCTGATAGAAATAAACAAATACGATATACATTTTAACACTGAACCAAATACatgtattttcttaaattaattaCCAAACATCATCTATAATTGAgcaatacatataatattttgtcaTATACTTTTTACTGGACCAAGAATATTTTTAGGAATACATGTTTAGTAAATTGAATATGATTTAAAGGTTAGTTTCATAATCCagagaaaaacaaacaaaatatgtttctttgtgttcttatatcaataaaattctaACCAAttactatatttaaaatttgataagatatttttttattttaaggattAATATTTTCTCAatcttttggcaaaaaaaaaactgaatcaaCATATCTGATGGAAAAATGAACATATACAGTATAAAATTTTAACCACTTAACTAAATGCATGTAACTAGttcatataattattattatctatatttaGACAATAATTGtaattatattctatttttatttggacTATTCTAGGAATGTATGCTTGGAAAGTTGAATATGCCTTACATGCTAAGTCTCATCATTTAGAACAAATAAAGAAAATCATCATAATTCATTTTTGTTCGTCTCTGTTATAAATTTAGAAAAGGTTATAtcaaattataactattttaaaattgtgtatatatatcttCCTTTTTTTGCTTCTTGactttatttgataaaaaccgCTCTAATTAATTTATAGCTCAATGATTCTGCACCACTCAAACATAACAACTTCGAACAAATGTTACAAAATTATATGCATGattattgttttatataaaatctgGGGTTTGAATGAAATTCACTGGCCTATATTTACCCacaaagaaatattaaaatacaaattttgaaaactgATTTTTGTGGCCAATcttcaaaatctaattttccTCTTCCCCTTATATATGGTTGCATTATTTCTCATTGCTCAAATCCTCTCATCACCCTTTGGTAAATATACAAATCTGACCTATTTATAGCCTCCCCATCTGTTTATTTGCTTCATCTGGGTTCCTCTTCAAACATACGCATCAACGTACCTTCCATTATATTCTCTATGCATTGCTTTACCATTAAAAGGAACCCAAAGGTTTGATTTTTATGAATATTCAAGGGTGAATGGTCAGCAAAGGTGAGatctttttattcatttttaaacctttctctactattattttatcatcattCTGTCGTATGGCCTTTGTTTATATACTATCATCGTTTTCTCTGTTGCATCTATACAAAAATCTATTCCTTGTGCGGTCATATAAACAGGGATCTAATGGCTGTTGTTGGACATTAAGTTGTCTTTTTTTGCTTAAGTTGTCTTTAGATATCTCTTAAGGATTGTCTCGGTTTGTGTTCCTACAAAGATCCCCTTTTTTGAGACAGAGAAAGAGATTGGGTGGGGCTTAGATGTGTCGTTGTCATTGAAACCTTAAAAGTGTAGTTGCTTTTCTAGCACAAGTCCCTTTTACATTTAATGGCAATCTGTCTATTCAGTTTTTGTTTTGCATATAAGAAACAGGAACGAGGAGAATCATGGAGGGACCTCTGCAGCTTTTTCCTTGAagcctttatttttttttttgcatctatatacTTGTTGTCATCATTACATCATATATATGGATAATATCCTCTGCTTGTCTATCTTTGAGTTTTAGATATGCAGAGTCTTAAAGTCTCTGACTTTTTGTTTCATTAATAAGCAGAAAAGTAAATGCTGAAGAAGGTTTTGTGGTTGGTAAAGAGGGTTAATGGTCTTTAAAGTGTTTacctttttgtattttttctttgGTGTGTAAAGGGATGGCAGCATCAAGCTCTTGTCTTAAGCAAGGGTCAGTTCCTATGGACAATATTCGCATTACACCTGAAGCAACGTATGAAGCTGTGGTTGCTGACCCTAAGCTCTTCATGGGTTCATTGGAAAGGCTACACTCTCAGTTGAGTACTAAGTTCATGTAAGTCTCTTTTTTTTCCCCTTGTCTCTTTTTTATGACTTATGAGAGTAAGTTTGTAGTTATTCTAACCAAATATGTTCTTGTGTTTTGCTTGCATTGGTTCTTTTGCTTCTTGTGTGATGCATTTGAAAGAGCCGGATCTGAGATTTTCGGGGATATAAACATTTCTttaagaaaacatgataaattttactttttttttaacaatttggGCCAAGGTCAAT
The nucleotide sequence above comes from Brassica napus cultivar Da-Ae chromosome A9, Da-Ae, whole genome shotgun sequence. Encoded proteins:
- the LOC106363859 gene encoding uncharacterized protein LOC106363859; translation: MGNSESTCSPHEDACKEAETKLEECALAHLASKVDEIATKGFKGFEAAFNDDYNKYTDYMIGGACKESYMNWVESTNNDSGDLIECVEAHSDYYHKFIDFYKGVQEQGIQVMKEFDSIMEEESPIRAQECFQNTYHLVGCCNDDTTHKYKRKTNMDHG